A genomic region of Gemmata massiliana contains the following coding sequences:
- a CDS encoding RNA polymerase sigma factor, with protein MPVSDEADLVSRLRAGDGAAYTLLVRENVGTMTAVACRFFGDTPEANEAVQDALVSAFGSMAAFEGTARLGTWLHRITVNACLLRLRARKRSRLVPLENDLPTNASEDGAELSRGETCARVREGVGQLPESYRTVIRLRDLEGLSTEETAARLGTNCGAVKTRLHRARQALRAILEPQFSNAV; from the coding sequence ATGCCTGTTTCTGATGAAGCGGATTTGGTTTCGCGATTGCGCGCGGGCGACGGCGCCGCATACACACTTCTGGTCCGCGAGAACGTGGGCACGATGACCGCGGTCGCGTGCCGATTTTTCGGCGACACTCCGGAGGCGAACGAGGCCGTACAGGACGCGCTCGTGTCCGCGTTCGGGTCGATGGCCGCGTTCGAGGGAACGGCCCGGCTCGGCACATGGCTGCACCGCATTACCGTGAACGCCTGTCTGTTGCGGCTCCGGGCGCGCAAGCGCTCGCGGCTCGTGCCACTCGAAAACGATCTGCCCACGAACGCGAGCGAGGACGGCGCCGAATTGTCGCGCGGTGAAACGTGCGCCCGCGTGCGCGAGGGCGTGGGACAGTTACCGGAATCGTACCGCACCGTGATCCGGCTCCGCGACCTGGAGGGGCTGAGTACCGAGGAGACCGCGGCGCGCCTGGGGACCAATTGCGGGGCCGTGAAGACGCGCCTGCACCGCGCGCGACAAGCGCTCCGGGCGATCCTCGAACCACAATTCTCGAACGCGGTGTAA